In Mytilus edulis chromosome 8, xbMytEdul2.2, whole genome shotgun sequence, the genomic window atagaacAGCAAGGCTAACATCAGCCACCCCGATACAGCGTCGTGTCGTGTGTTAAGAAGAAGAGTACTTATATAAGTATTATGctttttataaatagatttattACATGACGTATCCTTCAATGGCAGAAATCTCTCACTTTTGCaacaaaattttgacaaatagTATGTGAACAGGTATCTGATTTTTGAACTCTTACTTGACAATACCTGGTGTATACATTTTTCCAATAGATAATCAAACGTACGGATAATGTCGCAAGCAAACAAAAATGAGTTTGATAATCTTCCAACGTTGTTGGCATAACAATAACTTGTCGCTTTGCTTATATCCGACGGCAATACATTCCAAATACTAGAGATTTGATCCGACAATAAAATACCATGCCAGCCATAACTGTTTAGAATATACAacctatttaaaagtaatttctGTGCTTTTCCATGTATCTTAATCCCGAACAGATTGTTCTCGGGAATGAAATAATGCGGACAAAGTGAGTATTCAACACAATATATAAGTCTCCTGAAACATCTCATGTAACAAGAAATTAAGTTTTCAGGTTTCCATATTGATAAAGGTAATTCCTCACATATCCAAAACaatattgttttcataaaatatgaaCAAAGCAATTCTTTACAATCTATGTCTAAAGCTATTACGTCTTTAAGAAGAATTTTCATAAGTGCATAACATAGTAATTGTGTATGTGTAAATGAATAAATTAGTAGTTTTTCACCAACGGAAAATGATATTCGCCATTCTAATTCTTCTTGTGTAGATCCTTTAACACCTATAGGTACAAATAGAACACCGTGTTTTACAATAGCTTGTTTAACATCGGATCTCGGCCATGAATTGATCGATCGTGTTACCCATTGATTGGCAGGTGTTATCCATGATTTACAATGTAAACAGTATGCAATGTCATATATTCCAGCGTCGTCGGACAAACATGGCCCATGTACAGTTGGAAAACCGTTGGTTGAATATCTTTGTTTAAATGCATTTGAAAAGTAGAAATCCCCACCAATTTCAttacaaacttttaaaatattaaagtcattACTGTACACTAGACGTAGCTTAGTGAAACCTGCCTGTGTATCTTCCATTTCCATTGTAAAACGTATTGTATCAGCATTGAAATCAATGTGTGTGTCTTCACAAACCTCAATCAGTTTTACCACCCCCATAACATCGAAATCGCTACCTCGCATCAGTAGTCCCTCGCCGAAACTTCCACTGGTAATATATGTCCATTCATTGTTGCTCTGTAAATTGTCTCTGACAGTGTTCATCATTCTGAGAGTTTTTACATGTTTCTCTATTCCAACAATGTTCTGACACAGATAATGATATAAAGCTATAGATGCATTTTTGATTgttaattctgaaaaaaatatagttaAGTCTGTTTGAAAAGTGTTTAAAATTGTCTTAAGATTTATCAATTTGTTCGTCTAATCTGGCAAAAATACTGACCAATTTGTGGAAATAATTGTGGTccactttttttataatatgttttaagcaAAGCAATTTTGAATTGCTGCATTCTCTGATCTGATAAATTTGCGTCAACATTAGATTATATTATTAGTATGTGAATTTATAATAACATGTGCCTATTCCTCATacgatatgaaaacacctttatatgataattttatgatgtgcaaatatccttttATGATGTGCATTTCCTCTACATTATGTGGAAACATGTtaatatgatgtggttgtgtcattttATTGTGTGATTGTTACATTTCATTTGTACATGATGATCGGTTACTCCGCCATAAGATGTCAAAACGTCTTTGTATGATGTGATTTCATCGTTGTTATCGCAAATAGACAGCAGTACGTTTTGAACGATCGTATATGAAGCTATCGTTCTTAGAAACCGTTGGGATTTTTAAAAAAGAGATGAACATTGGCACGATTTTACCTCGGTTTAGAAAAATCGCATTTTATATAATTGttgaaaaattgttgaaatatGAGTGGCCAAGTTAAGGTATTATTCGATCGGACTGTAACACAGGTTATCTACAATCGTTTATCTCTCATGAACGTGACCTCCTGATTAGACTATTCACCgaattttttatcacataatcaacacgacgggtgccacattttgagcaggatctgcttacccttcctgagcacctgagatcatccctagtttttggtggggttcgttttgcttattctttagttttctatgttgtggcatacgtactattgtttgtctgtatgtcttgatcctttttagccacggcgttgtcagtttattttcgatttatgagtttgactgtccctctggtatctttcgtccctcttttaaagttttaaacttaTTTGTTCTCGACTGTGTGTTGTGCAACAAGAGTTCAAATATTTGGTCTACCAAAGGATATTCTGTATTTCTATATTTTAGAATGGTAGGCTTATTTCTTATCTAGCAGATCCAGTGTCGTTTCAGCTACCgatgtgtttttttattgaaaaaatgtaacaaacaaaccaaaaaaaaatgtttgaaactgTTTCTGAAAAGATTTAAATcaattattacaaacaaaaaaacacttttaatcaCTAATTCATACTTtcttctataaacatgataaatggggTCCCTCCGAGGCCGATAGTTCTAAATGTCTAGCTACTGTATCACTTGCCTGTCACTGTTTAGGTTGTAGTTCGAATTCAGAGAAGGAAAGAAGTCAACTCAGTCCCAATCTTATTTGACAAGAAGTGTCAGCTTGTCTTCCGAAAATTGAGGGTTAACTCCGGGACTACGGCTTCCTTTACCAATATAAAATACCCCCTcgaaaaagcaaaatgtatgaTGCCATCATCTGATGAAGTGAACCAACCAGCATCATGTTTCCACATCACaaaatgacaagtgcacatcataaaATGGTTATTGCAAATCAAATAATGAAAATTGGAATTACAAGACTTTTtttacgacgggtgccacatgtggagcaggatctgcttacccttccggagcacctgagatcacccctagtttttggtggggttcgtgttgtttattctttagttttctatgttgtgtcatgtgtactattgtttttctgtttgtctttttcatttttagccatggcgttgtcagtttgttttagatttatgagtttgactgtccctttggtatctttcgtccctcttttgtcgtCTCATAAAACAACTGTTCCCCAGTGATTGTCCTAATCTGGCAATTTACCTTCTTACAGAGAAATTATTAGTCGAAGATTTAAAAGCCTTGATTTAGTAAGGTTCCGACTTGGTAAAGTATGGTTTAATCAAAGTATAATATAGTTTAGACTTTGACGAGCATGATTTAGTTTCTTTCAAATGGTTAAGAACAGATCGAGCAGAGGTTACGATTACAGTAAAGGTACATCAAGTAAAATACAGACTAATGATAAGGGTGAAGTAAAAATAAGTACAGTTTAGTTCAATTCTCCGTAAGATTAGATATATGTTACTCAAAAAAACAAAAGAGTGGCCattcttttaatatattataataaaaagaaatatcaagacgttaaattttgtaaaattaaaaccGGTCTTTATTAAGAGAAATCTAAACTGTAAATTGCTATCTTAAGCTAACGTATGTGGTAAAGGAACAGTGGTTGgaatatgaaccaataaaatgaATGGAGAAAATGTGTTATTACCTGCCATTTTGGTTGTAAACTCTAGCTTTATTTACCTGGTAACGGGGACTTCCCTAATACTTACTCATGTTACTTTCGTTTCTATATTTAGTTCATTGACAATCCATATTGCAAAAATAACTTACGTCACAAATATTATGATAAACAAGACATTTAAAACCTTCCTgtgtcagaatattttttttaaatatgcttgAAATCAATTACACACTAATTATTAGACTACATGCATGcacataaataatataatttgaattataGATTTCCTTTTTTAATTAAACAGTTATAACGAaactattgtatttattttttttttattaaaatttatactTTCTTTTTGAAGGAATATGTTAACAGCTCTTAGTCATAGGATATTTTCTTACATTTACTTTCCCTTTTAAGGAATTTCCTTACAGATCTTCATCGTAGGACATTTGTTATGTTTACtttacattaaacatgttaaaaggtaTTTGCTAACAGTTCTTCATCGTAGgatgttttcttctttttaaatgaatttgcTTACACATGCCACAGTTCTTCATCGTagtaacatttattttttgttttacattcctTTAAATGGAATGTGCAAACAGTTGTGCATTGTaggatattttcttattttcactACTCTTTCAAGGAATTGGTTAATAGATCTTTATGGTAGGATGATTTCTTCTTTTTActttcctttatcatgtttataggatATTTACGAACAATTctttattgtttgattttttcttATTTCCAAAAAGGTATGAATTGATCATTTCTGTCTATTATTATTTTCCTAATTTTTATTGTATCAAAAATGcagaatatttgttcatttgattGATTCAAATGTTTGCGAATGAGGCGTTTGATAGCCGACTATTTggcatggtatttttttttacaattgtaaaATCCATACGTAAAATTAACGTTTAATTATTGTCTTTAAATTCGTCATTTAAACTCTGATGAATACGTGTttcattagcaattataccatatttttgATAACGgttgtatttgttatatttttcttttttgatacGTGGTTAATAAATTAGAGCACTGTACTGTTGTTCATTATCGCGTTTTATATATCTTTCACGGTAAATTATTGTCTGTAAAacctttgaacaagaaaacaatATTGAACACAATGCAGAAGGATCAAAAATGATTGAGAGATAATGTTACATATTATGTAGAGTAAAAATGTCTAAAACCTATCTTTTAAAGGTACTAAGATGTAAACACCAATTAATTTCATTTGGTATTAAATTCCGTAAGGTCTCTCTCTACTTCTCAGCATTGCTTGACGAAGATTGTTTCTCATGTGTATGCTTTGTAATTGGACTACCAATCTCTGGAAGGaatgtatatgttttttataaagatttaaaTTATCAAGAATAAATTTGTGATACGAACTCCTAGAACTAATATCAGGGGCCAACTGACCATATTGGTCATgtcaacttatttgtagatcttactttgctgaacattattggtgtttacaatttatctctatttataatgctattcaagataataaccaaaaacggcaatatttctttaaaaagttcCCAAttcggggcagcaaccaaacaaccggTTATCCAAATCATCTTTAAATTTCAGGGTAggtagatattgacttgattaacaatttaacttctcgtcagatttgctctaaatgctttagtttcagagttaaaagccaaaatctacattttacccctatgttctatttttagccatgtcggccatcttggtgcATGGGCGggttcatcggacacattttttaaataagataccccaatgatgattgtggctatgtttggttaaatttggcccagtagtttcagaaaagaagattttttgtaaaagttaacgacgacggacgacggacaccggacgacaacggacgacgctGGACGCTgggcgccaagtgatgagaaaagctcacttggccattcaggacaggtgagctaaaaactggtTATACTTTTGTTCAGATAGGTCTTCAAATTACCTTTTACTTTCGTAGTATCAAAACTTCGTTCGTATTATACGTTCAGATATTTCACATCCgaactttaaaaacaaaagaacaaccCTTAAAGCAAACTTATTCAAAAGCGATATGGTTATGATATGCTGTCAGGCTAttacaaaatggcatttttggGGTCCCTCATAGGGTCTTTACCATGTCGTTGTTAACGGACGGGTTGTGTTCTTCTCATAAAATGAATGATGACATGATAATTTACCGTGTTAACATCTTACACGGGGGGAGGGGGAGGGTCAACTGTGATATGATAACACCATGCATCAGTAATAGAGCTGGAATCTCAGTAACTCCAAGTTGCccttatcatatttatttattttgagttgTCAGTAGCTTTTTGCCTGTTACAGTTTCTAACATCGCACACGTAGTTCTTTTTAACGGAGTTTTTGTAAGTCAATTATGGGTTTATTAAAAACTTTGATCATTTGTGTTTCGTAATCTAGTATTGCGCATTTTCACTGACCTTCGTGACTAAGGCTTATTGTGTTATTTATGCCTCTCTCAATGAATTCAAACTGTTGTCCAAACTTTTGTCAATTGTACATGTGCCCACATATTTTTATctgaattttgaaatataatgtaACAAACCTTGGAAATACAAACTTCATAAACGAAGTATTTGTCTAGATTTAATTATGTAATAGCTGAAGCCCTAAAACAATCTTTTGGTATATACGTGTATAAAGTTGCTTATAGATCGAGTTTGCATTTGAATTtattagaatggaaatggggaatgtgtcaaagaaacaacaaccggaccatagaaaaaaacacagcagaaggtcaccaacaggtcttcaatgtagcgaaaattcccgcacacggaagcgtccttcagctggcccctaaacaaatatatactagttcagtgataatgaacgccatactaaactccaaattgtacacaagaaactaaaattaaactaattcaagactaacaaaggccagaggctcctgatatgggacaggcgcaaaaatgcggcggggttaaacatgtttatgagatctcaaccctccccctatacctctagccaatgtagaagtAAACTGCCTGTTgggaacaagagtgcacacactgaaatgtctcgccttctttactaatcattgatattatgttgatactcctaaatataaagctttattacgactgtcacataaacttaacatgaaccatgaaaatgaggtcaaggttagttgaaccatatgccaggcagacatgtacagctaacaatgcttccatacaacaaatatagttgacctattgcttatagtttaagaaaaaagaccaaaacacaaaaacttaacactgagcaatgaaccttgaaaaccagatcataaaatatttccatacaccaaatatagttgacctatgacatatagtattagataaaaagaccaaaactcaaaaacttaactataaccactgaaccatgaaaatgaggtcaaggtcagatgacatctgcccgctagacatgtacaccttacaattattccatacaacaaatatagtaaacctattccataaagtatgagaaaaacagaccaaaacacaaaaacttaactataaccactgaaccatgaaaatgaggtcaaggtcagatgacacctgccaattggacatgcacaccttacagtccttccatacaccgaatatactagacctattgcttatagtttctgagatatggacttgaccaccaaaacttaaccttgttcactgatccatgaaataagctttaggtcgaggtcaagtgaaaactgtctgacgagcatgaggaccttgcaaggtacgcacatactaaatatagttatcctattacttacagtaagagagaatttaacattacaaaaaatctgaacttttttttcaagtggtcactgaaccatgaaaatgaggtcaaggacaatggacatgtgactgacggaaacttcgtaacatgaggcatctataaacaaaatataaagcatccaggtcttccaccttctaaaatatatagcttttaagaagtgtgAGCTAACACGGCCGCCGTAGCCGCCactgccgccgccggatcactatccctatgtcgagctttctgcaacaaaagttgcaggctcaacaaaaatgagtcaTTTTTCTTATAAAACATAGCAACACTGATCCATTTAAATTGAttgatatatacaaaatgtatgaaaaaatgtGAGTTTACATATGTGTAAAGGCATCATTAACAATATAAgccaaaaattataatatttgtaGAAAGTTCTCGAATTATCATGAAAAAGTTTACAACTATAAACCTTGTATTGCATATTTCCTTGATTGACAAAAATTACTTATATCaaccaaaagtaaaaaaaaaacagatagaaAGAAGGTGATTGATTGTTATATGCTTTACGCCACATTAGCATTGAAAGAAGGTGATCCAGAGAGCTAACATTGAGCGATAGTCacacagacaaaaaaattatgGTGCATATCATTGCCACTTCAAACACACcaaacattcatttaaaggtcaATATTCAGTATGAGTTCATATGTTATGTAATACACTATTTCACCACagtcattttcaaatgaattCAGACAAATCTGTATATCATATCTGAAACTACCATGGCAAATGAACAACAATAAAGAGTCCTAAACAACCAAGAACCTTGATTCGAAACTAGTAAACTAAATGCATT contains:
- the LOC139486473 gene encoding uncharacterized protein, whose protein sequence is MAELTIKNASIALYHYLCQNIVGIEKHVKTLRMMNTVRDNLQSNNEWTYITSGSFGEGLLMRGSDFDVMGVVKLIEVCEDTHIDFNADTIRFTMEMEDTQAGFTKLRLVYSNDFNILKVCNEIGGDFYFSNAFKQRYSTNGFPTVHGPCLSDDAGIYDIAYCLHCKSWITPANQWVTRSINSWPRSDVKQAIVKHGVLFVPIGVKGSTQEELEWRISFSVGEKLLIYSFTHTQLLCYALMKILLKDVIALDIDCKELLCSYFMKTILFWICEELPLSIWKPENLISCYMRCFRRLIYCVEYSLCPHYFIPENNLFGIKIHGKAQKLLLNRLYILNSYGWHGILLSDQISSIWNVLPSDISKATSYCYANNVGRLSNSFLFACDIIRTFDYLLEKCIHQVLSSKSSKIRYLFTYYLSKFCCKSERFLPLKDTSCNKSIYKKHNTYISTLLLNTRHDAVSGWLMLALLFYKRKKYNTSLRIIQYSLLKCTPEKLYQFMHFSDIHYDLFDLHVFRNMHTVQLWTFLLLDLMYIDNFSLHPDELQMEEKQVIPPIVYAYFLRFLCHYHLKNSKQCWDSIMDLQLTIEENYFIPSGLKGLSYNILGIGFQMLGDKEAAILSFMQSIKVYPNEKHNSAFKTLSFIN